A window from Hemicordylus capensis ecotype Gifberg chromosome 2, rHemCap1.1.pri, whole genome shotgun sequence encodes these proteins:
- the PODNL1 gene encoding podocan-like protein 1 isoform X2 translates to MQSHPLPSFPALMGWKTRSEGDITFLSSSPPSFPRRSSRRRRRRSSRSSRPGCLGGRKGEGSSRVLFGHLRELCCPTAREPSSGHLLLLLLLLVNIPDGFLLENHDEEEDDNEDDLPLATSQPRGGIPAQNVPGCPANCICPAEETVDCGGLDLHVFPSNVSRVIQHLSLQNNQLQELPYNELSRLTDLRTLNLHNNHITSVGLPDEAFESLQLLQYIYLANNKLSVAPHLLPSTLRIVDLAANRLTRIYPLTFGHKPGLRSVYLHNNQLNNTGLPFNAFNGSDSVSTLILSSNRLTYMPQNLPAAIVRLHLQNNHISSIPKGALSNQWRLRELYLQNNNLSNEGLDPSTFSKLKSLEYLDLSSNSLTEVPAGLPANMVILHLGRNHLSTLPPGRLSRVRGLQYLLLQSNVLTASGVHPEAFSHLRSLHTLHMYNNRLECVPPGLPRRVRSLMLLHNQITHIGLHDFAATYTLTELNLSYNRLYSARIHRLAFRKLRRLETLDISGNQLTLLPAGLPSSLQVLNLQKNQLNSLSPELLTNLTVLKELHLAHNRLQISSISPGTWQELHGLKLLDLSYNELSYVPPDLPESLEYLYLQHNRIAILRPEAFLTTPNIRVITLRSNRLLAANVSEEAFADLKLLEVVDTTGNPEPITISLLQTGQWIQPQMGT, encoded by the exons ATGCAAtcacaccccctcccctccttcccggCTTTGATGGGATGGAAAACAAGGAGCGAAGGAGACATAacatttctctcctcctccccgccctcgTTCCCCCGCAGAagtagccgccgccgccgccgccgcagcagcaggTCCTCCCGTCCCGGTTGCcttgggggaagaaagggggagggCTCCTCTCGTGTGCTCTTTGGGCACCTCCGTGAGCTCTGCTGTCCCACGGCAAGAGAG CCAAGCAGTGGccatcttctactactactactcctgcTGGTGAACATCCCTGATGGCTTCCTGCTTGAGAACCACGATGAAGAGGAGGATGACAATGAGGACGACCTGCCACTGGCAACGTCCCAGCCCAGGGGGGGCATTCCTGCCCAGAATGTGCCTGGCTGCCCAGCCAACTGCATCTGCCCAGCAGAGGAGACCGTGGATTGTGGAGGCCTTGACCTGCATGTTTTCCCCAGCAACGTCTCCAGGGTCATCCAGCATCTCTCACTGCAG AATAACCAGCTGCAGGAGCTGCCGTACAACGAGCTGTCTCGGCTGACTGACCTGAGGACCCTGAATCTCCACAACAACCACATCACCTCTGTGG GTCTCCCAGATGAAGCCTTCGAATCCCTGCAGTTGCTTCAGTACATCTACCTGGCCAACAATAAG CTGTCAGTAGCACCGCACCTCCTGCCCAGCACGCTGCGCATTGTGGACCTTGCTGCCAACCGCCTGACACGCATCTACCCACTCACCTTTGGGCATAAACCTGGTCTCCG GTCTGTTTATCTGCATAACAACCAGCTGAACAACACTGGCCTGCCCTTTAATGCTTTCAACGGCTCTGACTCAGTCAGCACCCTAATCCTCTCCAGCAACCGGCTCACCTACATGCCCCAGAACCTGCCCGCCGCCATCGTTCGCCTCCATTTACAG AATAACCACATCTCCAGCATCCCTAAAGGGGCCTTGAGCAACCAGTGGCGCCTCCGGGAGCTCTACCTGCAGAACAATAACCTGTCGAATGAGGGCCTTGACCCCTCCACATTCAG CAAGCTGAAGAGCCTGGAATACCTGGACCTTTCCAGCAACAGCTTGACTGAGGTGCCTGCTGGCCTCCCGGCAAACATGGTCATCCTGCACCTGGGCCGGAACCACTTGAGCACGCTGCCGCCTGGCCGCCTGAGCCGTGTGCGGGGCCTGCAGTACCTCCTGCTCCAGAGCAATGTCTTGACAGCATCGGGGGTGCACCCAGAGGCCTTCTCCCACCTGCGCTCCCTACACACGCTCCACATGTACAACAACCGGCTGGAATGCGTCCCGCCTGGACTCCCGCGGCGCGTCCGCTCCCTTATGCTCCTGCACAACCAGATCACGCACATTGGGCTGCACGACTTTGCCGCCACCTACACCTTGACTGAGCTCAACCTCAGCTACAACCGGCTTTACAGTGCTCGCATCCACCGCCTGGCTTTCCGCAAGCTGAGGCGCTTGGAGACCCTGGACATCTCAGGCAACCAGCTCACGCTTTTGCCAGCCGGGCTGCCCTCCAGCCTCCAGGTCCTCAATCTCCAAAAGAACCAGCTCAACTCCCTTTCTCCAGAGCTGCTAACCAACCTCACCGTGCTCAAGGAGCTACACCTGGCACACAACCGCCTGCAGATCAGCAGCATCTCCCCAGGCACTTGGCAGGAACTGCACGGGCTCAAG CTCCTGGATCTGAGCTACAACGAACTGTCCTATGTCCCCCCTGACCTTCCAGAATCACTAGAATATCTATACCTGCAGCACAACAGGATTGCCATCCTTAGGCCTGAGGCCTTCCTCACAACACCCAACATCCGTGTCATCACTCTCAG ATCCAATCGTTTGTTGGCAGCCAATGTGTCTGAAGAGGCATTTGCTGATCTGAAACTGCTGGAGGTAGTAGATACAACAGGAAACCCAGAGCCCATCACCATCTCTCTGTTGCAAACTGGACAATGGATCCAACCTCAGATGGGCACCTAG
- the PODNL1 gene encoding podocan-like protein 1 isoform X5: protein MPSSGHLLLLLLLLVNIPDGFLLENHDEEEDDNEDDLPLATSQPRGGIPAQNVPGCPANCICPAEETVDCGGLDLHVFPSNVSRVIQHLSLQNNQLQELPYNELSRLTDLRTLNLHNNHITSVGLPDEAFESLQLLQYIYLANNKLSVAPHLLPSTLRIVDLAANRLTRIYPLTFGHKPGLRSVYLHNNQLNNTGLPFNAFNGSDSVSTLILSSNRLTYMPQNLPAAIVRLHLQNNHISSIPKGALSNQWRLRELYLQNNNLSNEGLDPSTFSKLKSLEYLDLSSNSLTEVPAGLPANMVILHLGRNHLSTLPPGRLSRVRGLQYLLLQSNVLTASGVHPEAFSHLRSLHTLHMYNNRLECVPPGLPRRVRSLMLLHNQITHIGLHDFAATYTLTELNLSYNRLYSARIHRLAFRKLRRLETLDISGNQLTLLPAGLPSSLQVLNLQKNQLNSLSPELLTNLTVLKELHLAHNRLQISSISPGTWQELHGLKLLDLSYNELSYVPPDLPESLEYLYLQHNRIAILRPEAFLTTPNIRVITLRSNRLLAANVSEEAFADLKLLEVVDTTGNPEPITISLLQTGQWIQPQMGT from the exons ATG CCAAGCAGTGGccatcttctactactactactcctgcTGGTGAACATCCCTGATGGCTTCCTGCTTGAGAACCACGATGAAGAGGAGGATGACAATGAGGACGACCTGCCACTGGCAACGTCCCAGCCCAGGGGGGGCATTCCTGCCCAGAATGTGCCTGGCTGCCCAGCCAACTGCATCTGCCCAGCAGAGGAGACCGTGGATTGTGGAGGCCTTGACCTGCATGTTTTCCCCAGCAACGTCTCCAGGGTCATCCAGCATCTCTCACTGCAG AATAACCAGCTGCAGGAGCTGCCGTACAACGAGCTGTCTCGGCTGACTGACCTGAGGACCCTGAATCTCCACAACAACCACATCACCTCTGTGG GTCTCCCAGATGAAGCCTTCGAATCCCTGCAGTTGCTTCAGTACATCTACCTGGCCAACAATAAG CTGTCAGTAGCACCGCACCTCCTGCCCAGCACGCTGCGCATTGTGGACCTTGCTGCCAACCGCCTGACACGCATCTACCCACTCACCTTTGGGCATAAACCTGGTCTCCG GTCTGTTTATCTGCATAACAACCAGCTGAACAACACTGGCCTGCCCTTTAATGCTTTCAACGGCTCTGACTCAGTCAGCACCCTAATCCTCTCCAGCAACCGGCTCACCTACATGCCCCAGAACCTGCCCGCCGCCATCGTTCGCCTCCATTTACAG AATAACCACATCTCCAGCATCCCTAAAGGGGCCTTGAGCAACCAGTGGCGCCTCCGGGAGCTCTACCTGCAGAACAATAACCTGTCGAATGAGGGCCTTGACCCCTCCACATTCAG CAAGCTGAAGAGCCTGGAATACCTGGACCTTTCCAGCAACAGCTTGACTGAGGTGCCTGCTGGCCTCCCGGCAAACATGGTCATCCTGCACCTGGGCCGGAACCACTTGAGCACGCTGCCGCCTGGCCGCCTGAGCCGTGTGCGGGGCCTGCAGTACCTCCTGCTCCAGAGCAATGTCTTGACAGCATCGGGGGTGCACCCAGAGGCCTTCTCCCACCTGCGCTCCCTACACACGCTCCACATGTACAACAACCGGCTGGAATGCGTCCCGCCTGGACTCCCGCGGCGCGTCCGCTCCCTTATGCTCCTGCACAACCAGATCACGCACATTGGGCTGCACGACTTTGCCGCCACCTACACCTTGACTGAGCTCAACCTCAGCTACAACCGGCTTTACAGTGCTCGCATCCACCGCCTGGCTTTCCGCAAGCTGAGGCGCTTGGAGACCCTGGACATCTCAGGCAACCAGCTCACGCTTTTGCCAGCCGGGCTGCCCTCCAGCCTCCAGGTCCTCAATCTCCAAAAGAACCAGCTCAACTCCCTTTCTCCAGAGCTGCTAACCAACCTCACCGTGCTCAAGGAGCTACACCTGGCACACAACCGCCTGCAGATCAGCAGCATCTCCCCAGGCACTTGGCAGGAACTGCACGGGCTCAAG CTCCTGGATCTGAGCTACAACGAACTGTCCTATGTCCCCCCTGACCTTCCAGAATCACTAGAATATCTATACCTGCAGCACAACAGGATTGCCATCCTTAGGCCTGAGGCCTTCCTCACAACACCCAACATCCGTGTCATCACTCTCAG ATCCAATCGTTTGTTGGCAGCCAATGTGTCTGAAGAGGCATTTGCTGATCTGAAACTGCTGGAGGTAGTAGATACAACAGGAAACCCAGAGCCCATCACCATCTCTCTGTTGCAAACTGGACAATGGATCCAACCTCAGATGGGCACCTAG
- the PODNL1 gene encoding podocan-like protein 1 isoform X3, producing the protein MHTFQEFKQPSSGHLLLLLLLLVNIPDGFLLENHDEEEDDNEDDLPLATSQPRGGIPAQNVPGCPANCICPAEETVDCGGLDLHVFPSNVSRVIQHLSLQNNQLQELPYNELSRLTDLRTLNLHNNHITSVGLPDEAFESLQLLQYIYLANNKLSVAPHLLPSTLRIVDLAANRLTRIYPLTFGHKPGLRSVYLHNNQLNNTGLPFNAFNGSDSVSTLILSSNRLTYMPQNLPAAIVRLHLQNNHISSIPKGALSNQWRLRELYLQNNNLSNEGLDPSTFSKLKSLEYLDLSSNSLTEVPAGLPANMVILHLGRNHLSTLPPGRLSRVRGLQYLLLQSNVLTASGVHPEAFSHLRSLHTLHMYNNRLECVPPGLPRRVRSLMLLHNQITHIGLHDFAATYTLTELNLSYNRLYSARIHRLAFRKLRRLETLDISGNQLTLLPAGLPSSLQVLNLQKNQLNSLSPELLTNLTVLKELHLAHNRLQISSISPGTWQELHGLKLLDLSYNELSYVPPDLPESLEYLYLQHNRIAILRPEAFLTTPNIRVITLRSNRLLAANVSEEAFADLKLLEVVDTTGNPEPITISLLQTGQWIQPQMGT; encoded by the exons CAGCCAAGCAGTGGccatcttctactactactactcctgcTGGTGAACATCCCTGATGGCTTCCTGCTTGAGAACCACGATGAAGAGGAGGATGACAATGAGGACGACCTGCCACTGGCAACGTCCCAGCCCAGGGGGGGCATTCCTGCCCAGAATGTGCCTGGCTGCCCAGCCAACTGCATCTGCCCAGCAGAGGAGACCGTGGATTGTGGAGGCCTTGACCTGCATGTTTTCCCCAGCAACGTCTCCAGGGTCATCCAGCATCTCTCACTGCAG AATAACCAGCTGCAGGAGCTGCCGTACAACGAGCTGTCTCGGCTGACTGACCTGAGGACCCTGAATCTCCACAACAACCACATCACCTCTGTGG GTCTCCCAGATGAAGCCTTCGAATCCCTGCAGTTGCTTCAGTACATCTACCTGGCCAACAATAAG CTGTCAGTAGCACCGCACCTCCTGCCCAGCACGCTGCGCATTGTGGACCTTGCTGCCAACCGCCTGACACGCATCTACCCACTCACCTTTGGGCATAAACCTGGTCTCCG GTCTGTTTATCTGCATAACAACCAGCTGAACAACACTGGCCTGCCCTTTAATGCTTTCAACGGCTCTGACTCAGTCAGCACCCTAATCCTCTCCAGCAACCGGCTCACCTACATGCCCCAGAACCTGCCCGCCGCCATCGTTCGCCTCCATTTACAG AATAACCACATCTCCAGCATCCCTAAAGGGGCCTTGAGCAACCAGTGGCGCCTCCGGGAGCTCTACCTGCAGAACAATAACCTGTCGAATGAGGGCCTTGACCCCTCCACATTCAG CAAGCTGAAGAGCCTGGAATACCTGGACCTTTCCAGCAACAGCTTGACTGAGGTGCCTGCTGGCCTCCCGGCAAACATGGTCATCCTGCACCTGGGCCGGAACCACTTGAGCACGCTGCCGCCTGGCCGCCTGAGCCGTGTGCGGGGCCTGCAGTACCTCCTGCTCCAGAGCAATGTCTTGACAGCATCGGGGGTGCACCCAGAGGCCTTCTCCCACCTGCGCTCCCTACACACGCTCCACATGTACAACAACCGGCTGGAATGCGTCCCGCCTGGACTCCCGCGGCGCGTCCGCTCCCTTATGCTCCTGCACAACCAGATCACGCACATTGGGCTGCACGACTTTGCCGCCACCTACACCTTGACTGAGCTCAACCTCAGCTACAACCGGCTTTACAGTGCTCGCATCCACCGCCTGGCTTTCCGCAAGCTGAGGCGCTTGGAGACCCTGGACATCTCAGGCAACCAGCTCACGCTTTTGCCAGCCGGGCTGCCCTCCAGCCTCCAGGTCCTCAATCTCCAAAAGAACCAGCTCAACTCCCTTTCTCCAGAGCTGCTAACCAACCTCACCGTGCTCAAGGAGCTACACCTGGCACACAACCGCCTGCAGATCAGCAGCATCTCCCCAGGCACTTGGCAGGAACTGCACGGGCTCAAG CTCCTGGATCTGAGCTACAACGAACTGTCCTATGTCCCCCCTGACCTTCCAGAATCACTAGAATATCTATACCTGCAGCACAACAGGATTGCCATCCTTAGGCCTGAGGCCTTCCTCACAACACCCAACATCCGTGTCATCACTCTCAG ATCCAATCGTTTGTTGGCAGCCAATGTGTCTGAAGAGGCATTTGCTGATCTGAAACTGCTGGAGGTAGTAGATACAACAGGAAACCCAGAGCCCATCACCATCTCTCTGTTGCAAACTGGACAATGGATCCAACCTCAGATGGGCACCTAG
- the PODNL1 gene encoding podocan-like protein 1 isoform X1 — protein MQSHPLPSFPALMGWKTRSEGDITFLSSSPPSFPRRSSRRRRRRSSRSSRPGCLGGRKGEGSSRVLFGHLRELCCPTAREQPSSGHLLLLLLLLVNIPDGFLLENHDEEEDDNEDDLPLATSQPRGGIPAQNVPGCPANCICPAEETVDCGGLDLHVFPSNVSRVIQHLSLQNNQLQELPYNELSRLTDLRTLNLHNNHITSVGLPDEAFESLQLLQYIYLANNKLSVAPHLLPSTLRIVDLAANRLTRIYPLTFGHKPGLRSVYLHNNQLNNTGLPFNAFNGSDSVSTLILSSNRLTYMPQNLPAAIVRLHLQNNHISSIPKGALSNQWRLRELYLQNNNLSNEGLDPSTFSKLKSLEYLDLSSNSLTEVPAGLPANMVILHLGRNHLSTLPPGRLSRVRGLQYLLLQSNVLTASGVHPEAFSHLRSLHTLHMYNNRLECVPPGLPRRVRSLMLLHNQITHIGLHDFAATYTLTELNLSYNRLYSARIHRLAFRKLRRLETLDISGNQLTLLPAGLPSSLQVLNLQKNQLNSLSPELLTNLTVLKELHLAHNRLQISSISPGTWQELHGLKLLDLSYNELSYVPPDLPESLEYLYLQHNRIAILRPEAFLTTPNIRVITLRSNRLLAANVSEEAFADLKLLEVVDTTGNPEPITISLLQTGQWIQPQMGT, from the exons ATGCAAtcacaccccctcccctccttcccggCTTTGATGGGATGGAAAACAAGGAGCGAAGGAGACATAacatttctctcctcctccccgccctcgTTCCCCCGCAGAagtagccgccgccgccgccgccgcagcagcaggTCCTCCCGTCCCGGTTGCcttgggggaagaaagggggagggCTCCTCTCGTGTGCTCTTTGGGCACCTCCGTGAGCTCTGCTGTCCCACGGCAAGAGAG CAGCCAAGCAGTGGccatcttctactactactactcctgcTGGTGAACATCCCTGATGGCTTCCTGCTTGAGAACCACGATGAAGAGGAGGATGACAATGAGGACGACCTGCCACTGGCAACGTCCCAGCCCAGGGGGGGCATTCCTGCCCAGAATGTGCCTGGCTGCCCAGCCAACTGCATCTGCCCAGCAGAGGAGACCGTGGATTGTGGAGGCCTTGACCTGCATGTTTTCCCCAGCAACGTCTCCAGGGTCATCCAGCATCTCTCACTGCAG AATAACCAGCTGCAGGAGCTGCCGTACAACGAGCTGTCTCGGCTGACTGACCTGAGGACCCTGAATCTCCACAACAACCACATCACCTCTGTGG GTCTCCCAGATGAAGCCTTCGAATCCCTGCAGTTGCTTCAGTACATCTACCTGGCCAACAATAAG CTGTCAGTAGCACCGCACCTCCTGCCCAGCACGCTGCGCATTGTGGACCTTGCTGCCAACCGCCTGACACGCATCTACCCACTCACCTTTGGGCATAAACCTGGTCTCCG GTCTGTTTATCTGCATAACAACCAGCTGAACAACACTGGCCTGCCCTTTAATGCTTTCAACGGCTCTGACTCAGTCAGCACCCTAATCCTCTCCAGCAACCGGCTCACCTACATGCCCCAGAACCTGCCCGCCGCCATCGTTCGCCTCCATTTACAG AATAACCACATCTCCAGCATCCCTAAAGGGGCCTTGAGCAACCAGTGGCGCCTCCGGGAGCTCTACCTGCAGAACAATAACCTGTCGAATGAGGGCCTTGACCCCTCCACATTCAG CAAGCTGAAGAGCCTGGAATACCTGGACCTTTCCAGCAACAGCTTGACTGAGGTGCCTGCTGGCCTCCCGGCAAACATGGTCATCCTGCACCTGGGCCGGAACCACTTGAGCACGCTGCCGCCTGGCCGCCTGAGCCGTGTGCGGGGCCTGCAGTACCTCCTGCTCCAGAGCAATGTCTTGACAGCATCGGGGGTGCACCCAGAGGCCTTCTCCCACCTGCGCTCCCTACACACGCTCCACATGTACAACAACCGGCTGGAATGCGTCCCGCCTGGACTCCCGCGGCGCGTCCGCTCCCTTATGCTCCTGCACAACCAGATCACGCACATTGGGCTGCACGACTTTGCCGCCACCTACACCTTGACTGAGCTCAACCTCAGCTACAACCGGCTTTACAGTGCTCGCATCCACCGCCTGGCTTTCCGCAAGCTGAGGCGCTTGGAGACCCTGGACATCTCAGGCAACCAGCTCACGCTTTTGCCAGCCGGGCTGCCCTCCAGCCTCCAGGTCCTCAATCTCCAAAAGAACCAGCTCAACTCCCTTTCTCCAGAGCTGCTAACCAACCTCACCGTGCTCAAGGAGCTACACCTGGCACACAACCGCCTGCAGATCAGCAGCATCTCCCCAGGCACTTGGCAGGAACTGCACGGGCTCAAG CTCCTGGATCTGAGCTACAACGAACTGTCCTATGTCCCCCCTGACCTTCCAGAATCACTAGAATATCTATACCTGCAGCACAACAGGATTGCCATCCTTAGGCCTGAGGCCTTCCTCACAACACCCAACATCCGTGTCATCACTCTCAG ATCCAATCGTTTGTTGGCAGCCAATGTGTCTGAAGAGGCATTTGCTGATCTGAAACTGCTGGAGGTAGTAGATACAACAGGAAACCCAGAGCCCATCACCATCTCTCTGTTGCAAACTGGACAATGGATCCAACCTCAGATGGGCACCTAG
- the PODNL1 gene encoding podocan-like protein 1 isoform X4 gives MQPSSGHLLLLLLLLVNIPDGFLLENHDEEEDDNEDDLPLATSQPRGGIPAQNVPGCPANCICPAEETVDCGGLDLHVFPSNVSRVIQHLSLQNNQLQELPYNELSRLTDLRTLNLHNNHITSVGLPDEAFESLQLLQYIYLANNKLSVAPHLLPSTLRIVDLAANRLTRIYPLTFGHKPGLRSVYLHNNQLNNTGLPFNAFNGSDSVSTLILSSNRLTYMPQNLPAAIVRLHLQNNHISSIPKGALSNQWRLRELYLQNNNLSNEGLDPSTFSKLKSLEYLDLSSNSLTEVPAGLPANMVILHLGRNHLSTLPPGRLSRVRGLQYLLLQSNVLTASGVHPEAFSHLRSLHTLHMYNNRLECVPPGLPRRVRSLMLLHNQITHIGLHDFAATYTLTELNLSYNRLYSARIHRLAFRKLRRLETLDISGNQLTLLPAGLPSSLQVLNLQKNQLNSLSPELLTNLTVLKELHLAHNRLQISSISPGTWQELHGLKLLDLSYNELSYVPPDLPESLEYLYLQHNRIAILRPEAFLTTPNIRVITLRSNRLLAANVSEEAFADLKLLEVVDTTGNPEPITISLLQTGQWIQPQMGT, from the exons ATG CAGCCAAGCAGTGGccatcttctactactactactcctgcTGGTGAACATCCCTGATGGCTTCCTGCTTGAGAACCACGATGAAGAGGAGGATGACAATGAGGACGACCTGCCACTGGCAACGTCCCAGCCCAGGGGGGGCATTCCTGCCCAGAATGTGCCTGGCTGCCCAGCCAACTGCATCTGCCCAGCAGAGGAGACCGTGGATTGTGGAGGCCTTGACCTGCATGTTTTCCCCAGCAACGTCTCCAGGGTCATCCAGCATCTCTCACTGCAG AATAACCAGCTGCAGGAGCTGCCGTACAACGAGCTGTCTCGGCTGACTGACCTGAGGACCCTGAATCTCCACAACAACCACATCACCTCTGTGG GTCTCCCAGATGAAGCCTTCGAATCCCTGCAGTTGCTTCAGTACATCTACCTGGCCAACAATAAG CTGTCAGTAGCACCGCACCTCCTGCCCAGCACGCTGCGCATTGTGGACCTTGCTGCCAACCGCCTGACACGCATCTACCCACTCACCTTTGGGCATAAACCTGGTCTCCG GTCTGTTTATCTGCATAACAACCAGCTGAACAACACTGGCCTGCCCTTTAATGCTTTCAACGGCTCTGACTCAGTCAGCACCCTAATCCTCTCCAGCAACCGGCTCACCTACATGCCCCAGAACCTGCCCGCCGCCATCGTTCGCCTCCATTTACAG AATAACCACATCTCCAGCATCCCTAAAGGGGCCTTGAGCAACCAGTGGCGCCTCCGGGAGCTCTACCTGCAGAACAATAACCTGTCGAATGAGGGCCTTGACCCCTCCACATTCAG CAAGCTGAAGAGCCTGGAATACCTGGACCTTTCCAGCAACAGCTTGACTGAGGTGCCTGCTGGCCTCCCGGCAAACATGGTCATCCTGCACCTGGGCCGGAACCACTTGAGCACGCTGCCGCCTGGCCGCCTGAGCCGTGTGCGGGGCCTGCAGTACCTCCTGCTCCAGAGCAATGTCTTGACAGCATCGGGGGTGCACCCAGAGGCCTTCTCCCACCTGCGCTCCCTACACACGCTCCACATGTACAACAACCGGCTGGAATGCGTCCCGCCTGGACTCCCGCGGCGCGTCCGCTCCCTTATGCTCCTGCACAACCAGATCACGCACATTGGGCTGCACGACTTTGCCGCCACCTACACCTTGACTGAGCTCAACCTCAGCTACAACCGGCTTTACAGTGCTCGCATCCACCGCCTGGCTTTCCGCAAGCTGAGGCGCTTGGAGACCCTGGACATCTCAGGCAACCAGCTCACGCTTTTGCCAGCCGGGCTGCCCTCCAGCCTCCAGGTCCTCAATCTCCAAAAGAACCAGCTCAACTCCCTTTCTCCAGAGCTGCTAACCAACCTCACCGTGCTCAAGGAGCTACACCTGGCACACAACCGCCTGCAGATCAGCAGCATCTCCCCAGGCACTTGGCAGGAACTGCACGGGCTCAAG CTCCTGGATCTGAGCTACAACGAACTGTCCTATGTCCCCCCTGACCTTCCAGAATCACTAGAATATCTATACCTGCAGCACAACAGGATTGCCATCCTTAGGCCTGAGGCCTTCCTCACAACACCCAACATCCGTGTCATCACTCTCAG ATCCAATCGTTTGTTGGCAGCCAATGTGTCTGAAGAGGCATTTGCTGATCTGAAACTGCTGGAGGTAGTAGATACAACAGGAAACCCAGAGCCCATCACCATCTCTCTGTTGCAAACTGGACAATGGATCCAACCTCAGATGGGCACCTAG